The Platichthys flesus chromosome 8, fPlaFle2.1, whole genome shotgun sequence genome has a window encoding:
- the LOC133958962 gene encoding insulin-like — MARVACAVSLMLLLVLYPRGVSSAPAQHLCGSYLVDALYFVCGERGFFFSPNRLYKRDLEHLLGFLSKRAKQEHQSQRALTGRIEPKVKRGIVEQCCHKPCSIHHLEGYCN, encoded by the exons ATGGCCAGGGTAGCATGTGCGGTGTCCTTGATGCTGCTGCTTGTGCTCTACCCCCGCGGGGTGTCCTCAGCCCCCGCCCAGCACCTGTGTGGCTCCTACCTGGTGGACGCCCTCTACTTTGTGTGTGGGGAACGGGGTTTTTTCTTCAGTCCAAACCGACTCTACAAGCGGGATCTGGAACATCTGCTCG GCTTCCTGTCAAAAAGAGCCAAACAAGAGCACCAATCGCAGAGGGCTCTGACCGGCCGCATTGAGCCCAAGGTGAAGAGAGGCATCGTGGAGCAATGCTGTCATAAGCCATGCAGCATTCACCACCTTGAAGGCTACTGCAACTGA
- the hmmr gene encoding hyaluronan mediated motility receptor: MSFSRAPLKRFNEHVGCAPPPGSYEIKPGDLKGAVSFEKSDRFRPLKAVPGALLPPPSPTRNPLQSPFRRTMSVDGLSEGSSVKKEKNGFSMELKQQKLLEKEIRSLVQQRGEQDRMLLALEEELKKVQAKLLAMVRERTGLSASVTTLERQRAELKKVNEFLKNKVSADTTKKTINSLTMELMEARNSLDVKSEELSVLQINTEGQLKVLETDLSAARATVTALKDRNRDLEDLHQVTKVLNEELETENARLHAVIRELKEEVRVLQGYLDAANDQIQDLRLTLKEKTQENTVAGSHMEEAKQLENKLEQCATELETNQDMLRNKEEEARVFRQELKASKDALREVEKRLENQEQELKAAQKSVGDMEEQIKLANQEVHDSRATVRQQEAELARLREVLRRTEKELDERVAHLEQRCLYSEEERSKTQEEGLRRVQELKTELNLLQEVKRDEKKKQIQLLQEHDALTEELTKEKALVDSLSVLVEQEREESEERLRQLKEEMEEVLGDLAILEEQEQSRMEVAEKSQEALQKLQDENNELERQLSDARALQESKSYDVAALKEDHLAVMRQLQEAHTNSLSKMGDIVTELESTKNALREEEERQKELEEEVERVTQKMNEEMDKVVQEKEEEIKRVKEALEERQLVEENARAESARMLLEVQTQLAKKAGEIKAMESSHADLISQLQQELQLQTKEREEALGQLEEQRGQSVTRLQNEKEKAQRLLEEVSLAKEEIMEQLQQEREEGAKTQTALQENMGTLEVERKDHQQVRSEVLRLQAELEKADKEKKSLLSQVQLKEQSRLILENQLNVAEQDRNGLQSRLDDVKQEYVSSQTQLDLTETLRCELEEQRQDRRALQEQVELLSQEKVTLQWEMEEQRHELQRKITEVQEESSLRSETEHWKKQYEELFAKVRPFQEQLNAFAAERNALLNENGVNQEELNKLSDAYARLMGHQNQKQKIKHVMKLKEENISLKQEVSKLRSQVWRQKSDLEQLKSKLPGAPGRFDPCKAFQHDKENRHTVANEPLKEGNN, from the exons ATGTCTTTTTCCAGAGCCCCGTTGAAAAGGTTCAACGAGCACGTTG GTTGTGCTCCTCCGCCGGGTTCCTATGAGATTAAACCCGGGGACCTGAAGGGAGCTGTGTCTTTCGAGAAGTCGGATCGGTTCAGACCTCTAAAGGCGG TCCCTGGGGCTCTCCTGCCACCGCCATCGCCTACCAGAAATCCCCTGCAGTCACCTTTCCGCAGGACTATGTCTGTGGATGGTCTT TCTGAAGGGTCAagtgtgaagaaagaaaaaaacggcTTCTCCATGGAGCTGAAACAGCAGAAGCTCCTGGAGAAAGAG ATCAGGTCCCTGGTTCAGCAGCGAGGGGAGCAGGACCGCATGCTGCTGGCCCTGGAGGAAGAGCTTAAGAAGGTGCAGGCCAAGCTGCTTGCCATGGTCAGGGAGAGGACGGGCCTCTCTGCCAGTGTTACTACGCTTGAAAGACAGCGAGCTGAGCTCAAGAAAGTCAATGAGTTTCTGAAGAACAAG GTTTCTGCTGacactacaaaaaaaacaataaattcacTAACAATGGAATTGATGGAGGCCAGGAACTCTCTGGATGTGAAAAGTGAG GAGCTGAGTGTCCTGCAGATTAACACTGAGGGTCAACTAAAGGTGCTAGAAACTGACCTGTCAGCTGCCAGGGCTACTGTTACAGCTCTTaaggacagaaacagagaccTGG aggACCTCCATCAAGTAACAAAAGTCCTGAATGAAGAGCTGGAGACTGAGAATGCTAGGTTACATG CTGTGATACGGGAGTTGAAGGAGGAGGTCCGAGTCTTGCAGGGATACCTGGATGCGGCAAATGACCAGATCCAg GATCTTCGCTTAACGCTTAAAGAAAAGACACAGGAGAATACTGTCGCAGGTTCCCATATGGAGGAAGCAAA GCAACTAGAAAACAAACTGGAGCAGTGTGCAACTGAGCTTGAAACCAATCAGGATATGCTGAgaaataaagaggaggaggcccGGGTATTCCGGCAAGAGCTGAAGGCCTCAAAGGATGCTTTAcgggaggtggagaagagacTGGAGAACCAGGAGCAGGAGCTCAAGGCTGCGCAAAAGTCAGTGGGTGACATGGAGGAGCAAATTAAACTGGCCAACCAAGAAGTTCACGACTCTCGAGCAACAGTTcggcagcaggaggcagagctTGCCAGACTAAGGGAGGTGCTCAGACGGACGGAGAAGGAGCTGGATGAGAGAGTGGCTCATCTTGAACAGCGGTGTCTCTactcagaggaagagagaa GCAAGACTCAAGAGGAGGGGCTGAGGAGGGTGCAGGAGTTAAAGACGGAGCTCAACTTGCTACAGGAGGTTAAAcgagatgagaaaaagaaacaaattcaACTTCTGCAGGAACATGATGCTCTAACTGAGGAACTAACAAAAGAAAAG GCACTTGTAGACTCGCTGTCTGTGCTGGTGGAGCAGGAGCGGGAGGAGTCGGAGGAGCGGTTGAGACAgttgaaggaggagatggaggaggtgctggGAGACCTTGCTATcttggaggagcaggagcagagtaGGATGGAGGTGGCGGAGAAAAGTCAGGAGGCCCTCCAGAAGCTACAGGATGaaaacaatgagctggagaGACAACTGAGTGATGCTAGGGCACTGCAGGAGAG TAAGAGCTATGATGTGGCAGCTTTGAAAGAGGACCATTTAGCTGTAATGCGACAACTCCAGGAAGCACACACAAACTCGCTGAGCAAGATGGGAGACATTGTCACAGAGCTTGAAAG CACCAAAAATGctctgagggaggaagaggagagacagaaagaactagaagaggaggtggagagagtgaCCCAGAAGATGAATGAGGAGATGGACAAAGTGGTtcaagagaaggaagaggagatcAAGAGAGTGAAGGAGGCACTGGAGGAGAGACAGTTAGTTGAAGAAAATGCCAGGGCGGAGAGTGCAAG AATGTTGCTGGAGGTGCAGACTCAGCTGGCAAAGAAAGCTGGGGAGATAAAGGCCATGGAGTCAAGCCATGCAGACCTGATcagtcagctgcagcaggagctaCAGCTGCAGacaaaggagagagaagaagctcTGGGGCAGCTCGAGGAACAGAGAGGTCAGAGTGTTACTCGGCTCCAAAATGAGAAGGAAAAGGCACAGAGACTACTTGAGGAGGTCAGCCTGGCAAAAGAGGAAATAATGGAACAGCTCcaacaagaaagagaagagggagctAAAACTCAGACAGCCCTTCAGGAGAATATGGGAACACTGGAGGTTGAGAGGAAAGACCACCAGCAGGTCAGGTCAGAAGTGCTCAGACTACAGGCAGAGCTAGAGAAAGCAGACAAGGAAAAGAAGAGTCTTCTGTCTCAAGTTCAGCTCAAAGAGCAGTCCAGGCTCATTCTTGAAAATCAACTAAACGTGGCAGAGCAGGACAGAAATGGGCTTCAGTCTCGCCTAGATGATGTCAAACAAGAGTATGTGAGCTCCCAGACCCAATTAGATCTTACAGAGACCCTGCGGTGCGAGCTGGAAGAACAGCGACAAGACAGACGGGCTCTGCAGGAGCAGGTGGAATTACTTTCTCAGGAGAAGGTTACACTGcagtgggagatggaggagcagcGACACGAACTACAAAGAAAAATCACTGAAGTGCAagaggagag CTCCCTGAGATCAGAGACAGAACACTGGAAGAAACAATACGAAGAGCTGTTTGCAAAAGTCAGGCCATTCCAG GAGCAGCTCAACGCGTTTGCGGCAGAGCGAAATGCACTGCTCAATGAGAACGGGGTAAACCAGGAGGAGTTGAACAAATTGTCTGACGCGTACGCTCGCCTGATGGGCCACCAGAACCAGAAGCAGAAGATCAAACACGTCATGAAGCTGAAAGAGGAGAACATCTCTCTTAAACAG GAGGTGTCTAAGCTCCGCTCCCAGGTGTGGCGGCAGAAGAGTGATCTGGAGCAGCTGAAGTCAAAGCTGCCCGGTGCGCCTGGCAGGTTTGATCCCTGCAAAGCTTTCCAACACGATAAGGAGAACAGGCATACTGTAGCCAATGAACCTCTTAAAGAAG ggaaTAATTAG